Proteins from a single region of Leptolyngbya sp. CCY15150:
- a CDS encoding 2Fe-2S iron-sulfur cluster-binding protein, whose amino-acid sequence MKRLPPISGEWIDRHQPVSFTFEGESISGYHGDTVSSALWAAGRRVLGRSFKYHRPRGILSLANHDVNTLMQDGPKLNLRADVVPVESGMDLTAIHTFGGVQGDRASVLDRLSRFLPVGFYYKAFLDKNQFPFWERVIRSITGLGAVDTTTPRLRTPKRYDFCDVLVIGSGVSGLTAAIAAAEAGADVVVVDENAHAGGSGHYQRGDDGERSRQTAALVAQVQQHPRIRLYTDTVAAGYYADHWVPLVHRDYIAKMRAQAVIVAAGAYEQPAVFRNNDLPGVMLASAAQRLIYRYAVQPMERAVVLTSNSDGYRAALDLAAQGVTVVAVVEMRSQPVVTDPVRAVQARGIQIFSQSCLYEARPNPGGDGVASVVVCPLDTNGQPQTGFTQTLACDGVVMSVGWAPTANLLYQAGVTMRFDATVQQFVPDRLPAGIFACGRVNGVYDWEDKQRDGQWAGLAAAHRLGLVNTAPSLEKAIAPECPSHPYPMIAHPKGKNFVDFDEDLHYDDFIHAVQEGFDNIELLKRYTTVGMGPSQGKHSNMNALRILAHLRQLPPDAIGTTTARPMFHPVPMAHLAGRGFMPERRSPLHSRHAQQGAVWMPAGQWQRPAYYHRPGLTREACIQQEVMAVRTRVGLIDVGTLGKLELRGPDAMAFLERIYTGKFAKMKVGSSRYALMVDESGVVIDDGVVARLAADHVYFTTTTSGSARIYRELSRLITMWQMDCGIVNLTGARAAVNLAGPRSLSLLQTLTDIDLSPDAFPYLAVRQGAIAGIPALLMRVGFVGEWGYELHVPADQGQALWDALITAGKHLGIRPFGVEAQRLLRLEKGHVIVGQDTDGLTTPYDANLGWAVKMDKPFFIGQRSLQILKQRSPKQILAGFTLPERFQGRPPQECHLVIHNGDIAGRVTSIGYSSSLKRYLGLAYLQPELTAIGTEITIRLTDGSMVTATVAPTPFYDPDNHRQAALSREEAFV is encoded by the coding sequence ATGAAGCGCTTGCCACCCATCTCCGGCGAATGGATCGATCGCCATCAGCCGGTCTCGTTCACCTTTGAGGGGGAATCGATCTCTGGTTATCACGGTGACACCGTCAGCAGCGCTCTGTGGGCAGCGGGGCGGCGGGTGTTGGGGCGCAGTTTTAAGTACCATCGCCCCCGAGGTATCCTCAGTCTTGCCAATCACGATGTCAACACGCTGATGCAGGATGGCCCCAAGTTAAATCTACGGGCGGATGTGGTGCCGGTGGAGTCGGGCATGGATCTCACGGCGATCCATACCTTTGGTGGCGTCCAGGGCGATCGCGCCAGTGTATTGGATCGCTTGTCTCGTTTTTTGCCCGTCGGCTTCTACTACAAAGCCTTTCTAGATAAGAACCAGTTTCCCTTCTGGGAGCGCGTCATCCGCTCTATCACTGGCTTAGGGGCGGTGGATACCACCACGCCCCGCCTGCGCACGCCCAAGCGCTACGATTTTTGTGATGTGCTGGTGATTGGATCGGGAGTTTCTGGTCTCACGGCAGCGATCGCTGCGGCGGAGGCGGGAGCTGATGTCGTAGTGGTAGACGAGAATGCCCATGCTGGCGGATCGGGGCACTATCAACGGGGCGATGATGGAGAGCGATCGCGCCAGACGGCTGCCCTTGTCGCTCAGGTGCAGCAGCATCCCCGCATTCGTCTTTATACGGACACCGTGGCGGCGGGCTACTATGCCGACCATTGGGTGCCCTTGGTGCATCGAGACTATATTGCCAAGATGCGCGCTCAGGCTGTGATTGTGGCGGCGGGTGCCTATGAGCAACCGGCAGTGTTTCGCAACAATGATCTGCCGGGGGTGATGCTGGCATCCGCGGCCCAGCGGTTAATCTATCGCTATGCCGTTCAGCCGATGGAGCGGGCGGTGGTCTTGACGTCCAACAGTGATGGCTACCGGGCGGCGCTGGATTTGGCCGCCCAGGGTGTGACAGTGGTGGCGGTGGTGGAGATGCGATCGCAGCCCGTGGTTACCGATCCGGTGCGGGCTGTGCAAGCGCGGGGTATCCAGATTTTCTCCCAATCCTGTCTCTATGAAGCCCGACCCAATCCAGGCGGCGATGGGGTAGCCTCGGTGGTCGTCTGTCCCCTTGATACAAACGGCCAGCCCCAGACCGGCTTTACCCAGACCCTGGCCTGTGATGGGGTGGTGATGAGTGTGGGCTGGGCTCCGACGGCAAATTTGCTGTATCAAGCTGGGGTGACGATGCGCTTTGATGCGACGGTGCAGCAGTTTGTCCCCGATCGCTTGCCAGCGGGTATTTTTGCCTGTGGACGGGTGAATGGGGTCTATGACTGGGAAGATAAGCAACGGGATGGACAGTGGGCTGGGCTAGCGGCGGCTCACAGGTTGGGACTTGTGAATACGGCACCTAGTTTAGAGAAAGCGATCGCCCCGGAATGTCCTTCCCATCCCTATCCGATGATTGCCCATCCTAAGGGTAAGAATTTTGTGGATTTTGATGAAGATCTGCACTATGACGATTTTATCCATGCCGTACAGGAGGGATTTGACAACATCGAGTTACTGAAACGCTATACCACGGTGGGTATGGGCCCCAGCCAGGGTAAACATTCGAATATGAATGCCCTACGGATCTTAGCTCATCTGCGCCAACTGCCCCCTGATGCCATCGGCACCACCACCGCCCGCCCCATGTTTCATCCGGTGCCCATGGCCCATCTGGCAGGACGGGGTTTCATGCCCGAGCGGCGATCGCCCCTCCATAGTCGTCACGCCCAGCAGGGCGCGGTCTGGATGCCCGCCGGTCAGTGGCAGCGTCCCGCCTACTACCACCGTCCGGGGCTAACACGGGAGGCCTGCATCCAGCAGGAGGTGATGGCGGTACGTACCCGAGTAGGATTGATTGATGTGGGTACTCTCGGTAAGCTAGAGCTACGCGGCCCGGATGCCATGGCCTTCTTGGAACGTATCTATACGGGTAAGTTCGCCAAAATGAAGGTAGGCAGCAGCCGCTATGCCTTGATGGTGGATGAATCCGGGGTGGTAATCGATGACGGAGTCGTAGCGCGGTTGGCCGCCGATCATGTTTACTTCACCACCACCACCTCTGGCTCTGCCCGTATTTATCGAGAGCTCAGCCGCTTAATAACGATGTGGCAGATGGACTGCGGCATCGTCAATCTAACCGGTGCCCGAGCGGCGGTGAACCTGGCTGGCCCGCGATCGCTCTCTCTCCTGCAAACCCTCACAGATATAGACCTATCACCCGATGCATTTCCCTATCTGGCGGTGCGTCAAGGGGCGATCGCAGGCATTCCAGCCCTGCTGATGCGGGTTGGCTTTGTGGGCGAATGGGGCTATGAGCTGCATGTGCCCGCTGACCAAGGACAGGCGCTGTGGGATGCCCTGATCACCGCTGGGAAACATCTGGGAATTCGTCCCTTTGGGGTGGAGGCCCAGCGGCTTCTGCGCCTAGAAAAGGGGCATGTGATTGTGGGGCAAGATACGGATGGGTTAACCACACCCTACGACGCTAATCTGGGCTGGGCCGTGAAAATGGATAAACCCTTTTTTATCGGACAGCGCAGTTTACAGATTCTCAAGCAGCGATCGCCCAAGCAGATCCTGGCTGGCTTTACCTTGCCAGAACGATTCCAGGGCAGACCACCTCAGGAATGCCACTTGGTGATCCATAATGGCGATATTGCCGGGCGGGTCACCAGCATTGGCTATAGTTCCAGCTTGAAACGCTATCTCGGTCTAGCTTATCTACAGCCTGAGCTAACGGCGATCGGTACTGAGATCACGATTCGGCTCACCGACGGCAGCATGGTCACCGCCACCGTTGCCCCCACCCCTTTCTATGATCCAGATAATCACCGTCAGGCGGCCTTGAGTCGCGAGGAGGCGTTTGTATGA
- a CDS encoding sarcosine oxidase subunit delta, producing MKLMTCPINGQRPISEFFYGGELRPMPDPATADDATWADYIFNQNNVPGLKQEWWCHTPSNTWFIAERHTLTDEIQRTYLYGSQMLEEVSP from the coding sequence ATGAAACTGATGACCTGTCCTATCAATGGACAACGACCGATTTCAGAATTTTTCTACGGTGGTGAGCTGCGGCCCATGCCTGATCCGGCAACAGCGGATGATGCAACTTGGGCAGACTATATTTTTAACCAAAATAATGTGCCTGGACTCAAGCAGGAATGGTGGTGCCATACGCCCAGCAATACCTGGTTTATTGCCGAGCGGCATACCTTGACGGATGAAATTCAGCGTACCTATTTGTATGGCAGTCAGATGCTTGAGGAGGTGTCGCCATGA
- a CDS encoding FAD-dependent oxidoreductase, translating into MPLRLLKFRLSQTYPEPRMFRQPDRLKSHYDVVIIGGGGHGLAAAYYLAKDHGITNVAVIEKGYLGGGNTGRNTTIIRSNYLTPEGVKFYDQSVTLWQDLAQDFNLNLFYSTRGHFTLAHTDSALRTMRWRAEVNKHFGVESELVGPQEIQDACPEMDLHCGGHLPVLGALYHAPGSIARHDAVAWGYGRGADQRGVEIHQQTEVTGITVTSGRVTGVQTNRGNISTNKVLCAVAGSTPRLLDMVGLRSPLYVHPLQAMVSEPMKAWLDAIIVSGSLHVYVSQTARGELVMGASLDPYELHSTRSTFDFVEGLCTHMLDLFPFLSHVKIVRQWAGMADMTPDFAPIMGKTPIDGFYLDSGWGTWGFKATPVCGKTMAATVASDRPHELIREFSLDRFERYDLVGEKGAASVGH; encoded by the coding sequence ATGCCATTGCGTCTTCTCAAATTTAGATTATCTCAGACCTACCCCGAACCACGCATGTTTCGCCAGCCCGATCGCCTCAAATCCCACTACGATGTGGTGATTATTGGCGGCGGTGGTCATGGGCTGGCAGCGGCCTACTATCTGGCGAAAGATCACGGCATTACCAACGTGGCGGTGATTGAAAAGGGATATTTGGGCGGTGGCAACACCGGGCGCAATACCACGATTATTCGCTCCAATTACCTGACTCCCGAAGGCGTCAAGTTTTACGATCAATCGGTCACCCTTTGGCAAGATTTAGCGCAGGACTTTAATCTCAATCTTTTTTATTCCACCCGTGGGCATTTTACCCTAGCCCACACCGACTCAGCCCTGCGTACCATGCGCTGGCGGGCAGAGGTAAATAAGCACTTCGGCGTTGAGAGTGAGCTCGTGGGGCCCCAAGAAATCCAGGACGCCTGTCCTGAAATGGACTTGCACTGTGGGGGACATTTGCCCGTCTTGGGAGCCCTGTACCATGCTCCCGGCAGCATTGCCCGCCATGATGCTGTCGCTTGGGGCTATGGGCGGGGTGCAGATCAACGGGGCGTCGAGATCCATCAACAAACGGAGGTGACTGGCATTACCGTAACGTCCGGGCGGGTGACCGGTGTTCAGACCAATCGGGGCAATATTTCCACGAATAAAGTGCTCTGCGCCGTGGCCGGCTCTACGCCGCGTTTGCTGGATATGGTGGGATTGCGATCGCCCCTCTATGTCCATCCCCTACAGGCCATGGTCAGTGAACCGATGAAGGCCTGGCTGGATGCGATTATTGTATCCGGCAGTCTGCATGTCTACGTCAGCCAAACGGCGCGGGGCGAGCTGGTGATGGGAGCCTCGTTGGATCCCTACGAGCTGCATTCCACCAGGTCTACCTTTGATTTTGTTGAAGGTCTTTGTACTCACATGCTCGATCTATTTCCCTTTTTATCCCACGTAAAAATTGTCCGCCAGTGGGCGGGTATGGCCGATATGACCCCAGACTTTGCACCGATTATGGGAAAAACGCCCATCGATGGATTTTATCTTGACTCCGGCTGGGGTACCTGGGGCTTTAAGGCCACGCCAGTCTGTGGAAAAACCATGGCGGCTACCGTAGCCAGCGATCGCCCCCATGAGTTAATTCGCGAGTTTTCTCTAGATCGCTTTGAGCGGTATGACCTCGTAGGTGAAAAAGGAGCGGCATCGGTGGGACATTAG
- the purU gene encoding formyltetrahydrofolate deformylase produces MASSRRYRLTLSCPDRVGIVAAVSTFVAQHNGWIVEAQHHADQPVSRFFMRQEILADSLPFQTVAEFEEAFTAIAHDFQMDWAITDSARKPRVVILVSKPDHCLYDLFARWRSGELDVDIPCVISNHETFREFVEWHQIPYYCVPVPKDDKQTAFDKIAHLFDQVKGDVMVLARYMQILSPEMCDRYPNRIINIHHSFLPSFIGAKPYHQAYERGVKLVGATCHYVTSDLDDGPIIEQDVIRVDHSDSIDDIVRYGRDIEKTVLARGLRSHIEDRVFVYGNKTVVFR; encoded by the coding sequence ATGGCATCTTCCAGGCGATATCGGTTGACCTTGTCCTGCCCTGACCGGGTGGGCATTGTAGCGGCAGTGAGCACCTTTGTGGCCCAGCACAACGGCTGGATTGTGGAAGCCCAGCACCATGCCGACCAGCCGGTGTCTCGATTTTTCATGCGCCAGGAGATTTTGGCAGACTCTCTACCGTTCCAAACCGTGGCGGAGTTTGAGGAAGCATTTACAGCGATCGCTCACGACTTTCAGATGGATTGGGCGATTACCGACTCGGCCCGTAAGCCTCGGGTCGTGATTTTGGTCTCCAAACCCGATCACTGTCTCTATGATCTCTTTGCGCGCTGGCGCAGTGGTGAGCTAGACGTGGACATTCCCTGCGTGATTTCCAACCACGAAACCTTTCGGGAGTTTGTGGAGTGGCATCAGATTCCTTACTACTGCGTACCGGTTCCTAAAGATGATAAACAGACCGCCTTCGATAAAATTGCCCATCTCTTTGATCAGGTCAAGGGCGATGTGATGGTACTGGCCCGCTATATGCAAATTCTGTCACCGGAGATGTGCGATCGCTATCCTAACCGCATCATCAATATCCACCATTCGTTCCTGCCATCGTTTATTGGCGCAAAGCCCTACCACCAGGCCTATGAGCGCGGCGTCAAGCTGGTGGGAGCCACCTGTCATTACGTCACCTCAGACCTGGATGATGGGCCGATTATTGAACAGGATGTGATTCGTGTGGATCATTCCGACTCGATTGATGACATTGTTCGCTACGGTCGTGATATTGAAAAAACTGTCCTAGCTAGGGGATTGCGATCGCACATTGAGGATCGGGTCTTTGTCTATGGCAATAAAACCGTCGTATTCCGTTAA
- a CDS encoding XRE family transcriptional regulator: MIDPTVKLPAVGEPEAIADSLARYLGSTIRELRQKHGLTIADVAEQAGISRGMLSKIENAQTSTSLDTLVKLANALGISLSKLFRNYHVSGGGAQLVKRGEGMEVVRRGTRSGHTYQLLAYDQGPTKLFEPFLITIDDAFEIFPTFEHPGMEFLHILEGKMEYRHGQHTYLLEPGDSLTFRGETPHGPDKLIELPIRFLAIIYYPAPSGLDPR, from the coding sequence ATGATCGATCCCACCGTCAAGCTACCCGCCGTTGGTGAACCCGAGGCGATCGCTGATTCCCTGGCCCGCTATCTGGGCAGCACCATTCGTGAGCTGCGCCAAAAACATGGCCTGACCATTGCCGACGTGGCGGAGCAGGCAGGGATCTCTCGGGGCATGTTGTCGAAAATTGAAAATGCTCAAACCTCCACCAGTCTAGACACCTTGGTCAAACTGGCGAACGCCCTAGGGATTTCACTCTCCAAGCTGTTTCGCAACTACCATGTCTCCGGCGGCGGCGCGCAGTTGGTGAAACGAGGAGAGGGCATGGAAGTGGTGCGGCGCGGAACTCGCAGCGGTCACACCTACCAACTCCTGGCCTATGACCAGGGCCCGACTAAACTCTTTGAGCCATTTCTGATTACCATTGACGACGCCTTCGAGATTTTCCCCACCTTCGAGCATCCTGGCATGGAATTTTTGCATATTCTAGAAGGTAAGATGGAATATCGCCATGGTCAGCATACCTACTTGCTAGAGCCCGGTGATTCCCTCACCTTTCGCGGTGAAACGCCCCACGGCCCCGATAAGTTGATTGAGCTACCTATTCGGTTTTTAGCTATTATTTATTATCCTGCACCTAGCGGTTTAGATCCACGCTAA
- a CDS encoding YHS domain-containing (seleno)protein — protein MIYSDTSGLAIRGTDPVAYFTEGSAVQGSEAFEHVWMGATWRFSSAEHRDLFVNNPEAYTPEYGGYCAKAVSEGNLASIDPNAWRLVDGKLYLNYSIGVQNQWLQDVPGNIAKGDANWPGVLVGNVVHH, from the coding sequence ATGATTTACTCGGACACGAGTGGACTAGCCATTCGCGGCACAGACCCCGTTGCTTACTTTACAGAAGGCAGTGCTGTACAGGGTAGTGAAGCCTTTGAACATGTTTGGATGGGAGCAACGTGGAGATTTTCCAGCGCTGAACATCGCGACTTGTTTGTGAACAACCCTGAAGCTTATACGCCTGAATATGGCGGATACTGCGCTAAGGCTGTGAGTGAAGGCAATCTGGCTTCTATTGATCCCAATGCTTGGAGACTAGTTGACGGAAAGCTTTATCTAAATTATAGTATAGGCGTTCAAAATCAGTGGTTGCAGGATGTTCCGGGCAATATTGCCAAGGGTGATGCCAACTGGCCGGGTGTCTTAGTTGGTAATGTCGTTCATCATTAG
- a CDS encoding SulP family inorganic anion transporter, translated as MNLRKLRKIRRDWFFNTKNDILAGAVVGLALIPEAIAFSIIAGVDPKVGLYTSFIIAVITAFLGGRPGSISAATGAMALLMIDLVKDHGLQYLLAATLLTGIFQVIFGLLKLGRQMRFVPRAVMIGYINALAVLIFLAQMPQLTDVPYTVYVLTILSLGIIYILPRFTKVIPSPLVALAVMTLAAIALKLEVPTVGDMGELPTTLPLFSLPQVPLTLETMQIIFPYSFTLAIVGLLASFLTAALVDDLTDTPSDKNKEAKGQGIANMVTAFFGGMAGCGMIGQSVINVQSGGRGRLSTLASGVFLLFAILVLQDWVKQMPMATLVAVMIMVAIGTFRWSSFKNIKRIPRSETIVMLTTMFVTIFTRNFALGVVTGIVMSTVFFSRKIADLVLIDKILSDDGSHRIYHVSGQIFFLSRDEFLAAFDFTELIDRVTIDLTHAHLWDQGAVEVIDKAVFGFRRNGIEVDLVGLNRASATLFEKISSSGTA; from the coding sequence TTGAATCTTAGAAAACTTAGAAAAATTAGGCGAGACTGGTTTTTCAATACCAAAAATGATATCTTAGCTGGCGCTGTCGTCGGTCTAGCGCTCATCCCAGAAGCGATCGCCTTCTCGATCATTGCTGGCGTTGATCCCAAAGTGGGTCTATACACCTCCTTTATCATTGCCGTGATTACTGCATTTTTGGGCGGACGTCCAGGCTCAATCTCTGCCGCCACCGGAGCCATGGCGCTGCTGATGATTGACCTTGTCAAAGACCATGGCTTGCAGTACCTACTAGCCGCCACCTTACTCACCGGGATCTTCCAAGTCATTTTTGGACTGTTAAAGCTGGGACGCCAAATGAGATTTGTGCCCCGCGCCGTGATGATCGGGTACATTAACGCCCTTGCGGTGCTGATTTTTCTAGCCCAGATGCCCCAACTGACAGATGTTCCTTACACAGTGTATGTGCTAACGATTCTATCCCTAGGCATCATCTACATCCTGCCTCGATTCACCAAGGTCATTCCCTCGCCCCTAGTTGCCCTAGCTGTGATGACCCTGGCAGCGATCGCCCTCAAATTAGAGGTGCCAACGGTTGGAGATATGGGAGAACTGCCAACAACCCTACCATTATTCAGCTTACCTCAGGTTCCCTTGACCCTAGAGACTATGCAAATCATCTTTCCCTATTCTTTCACCTTAGCAATCGTTGGTCTATTGGCTTCCTTCTTAACAGCTGCCTTAGTAGACGATCTTACGGATACTCCCAGCGATAAAAATAAAGAAGCTAAAGGTCAAGGGATTGCCAATATGGTAACCGCCTTCTTTGGCGGCATGGCAGGCTGTGGCATGATTGGCCAATCGGTGATCAATGTGCAGTCTGGAGGACGCGGGCGATTGTCCACCCTTGCTTCTGGGGTTTTTCTGCTGTTTGCTATCTTAGTGCTGCAAGACTGGGTGAAGCAAATGCCCATGGCGACCCTTGTGGCGGTGATGATCATGGTCGCGATCGGTACCTTTCGCTGGTCGTCTTTCAAGAATATAAAACGCATCCCTCGCAGTGAAACAATTGTGATGCTGACCACCATGTTCGTCACCATCTTCACCCGCAACTTTGCCCTAGGCGTCGTCACGGGCATTGTGATGAGCACTGTCTTCTTCTCTCGCAAAATTGCTGACCTTGTGTTGATTGATAAGATCCTCAGTGACGATGGATCTCACCGTATCTATCACGTCTCCGGACAAATCTTCTTTCTATCCCGCGATGAGTTCCTGGCGGCTTTTGATTTTACTGAACTCATCGATCGCGTCACCATCGATTTGACCCATGCCCATTTATGGGATCAAGGAGCCGTTGAGGTCATCGACAAGGCTGTATTTGGCTTTCGCCGGAATGGCATTGAGGTAGATTTAGTCGGACTCAACCGGGCTAGCGCTACCCTGTTTGAAAAAATCAGCAGCTCAGGAACTGCCTAA